One part of the Fusobacterium sp. FSA-380-WT-3A genome encodes these proteins:
- a CDS encoding GspE/PulE family protein gives MIGESGNKKEKIKFMNTAFSSNENSKVEIFMNNIFIDGINLNASDIHIETYNDYFRIRYRIDGILIEKGKYKIQDIAPLISRIKILCNLDITEKRIPQDGRVDGLYKGRELDFRVSVVPTYFGEKLVIRILYKETAQKTLEELGFKKEYYLKLFEIIKRKSGMLIISGPMGSGKTTSMYAILNEINGVEKNITTIEDPIEYTLEGINQIQCKNDIGLDFSTILKSILRQDSDVIMIGEIRDRETAEIAIKASLTGHLIISTLHTKNTISAIKRLMSLGIEPYMISAGLKGIQNQRLVRRLCPYCKIEDNNLEEKLKILGIENNKIFNNKIYTAKGCEYCNYTGYKGRILVGEFLYINDEIENIITSDFSTLELENRLKELGIKTIVENGLEFVKQGLTSLDELIREC, from the coding sequence ATGATTGGAGAAAGTGGTAACAAAAAAGAAAAAATTAAATTTATGAATACTGCTTTTTCTTCTAATGAAAATTCTAAAGTAGAAATTTTTATGAATAATATTTTTATTGATGGAATAAATTTAAATGCTAGTGATATTCATATAGAAACTTATAATGATTATTTTAGAATAAGATATAGGATAGATGGAATATTGATTGAAAAAGGAAAATATAAAATTCAAGATATTGCTCCTTTGATTTCAAGAATAAAAATTTTATGTAATTTAGATATTACAGAAAAAAGAATACCACAAGATGGGAGAGTAGATGGGCTATATAAGGGGAGAGAATTAGATTTTAGAGTATCTGTTGTCCCAACTTATTTTGGAGAAAAGTTAGTTATAAGAATTTTATATAAAGAAACTGCTCAAAAAACTTTGGAAGAATTGGGATTTAAAAAAGAATATTATTTAAAATTATTTGAAATAATAAAAAGAAAATCTGGAATGTTAATTATTTCAGGACCTATGGGAAGTGGAAAAACTACTTCAATGTATGCAATATTAAATGAAATAAATGGAGTAGAAAAAAATATAACAACTATTGAAGACCCTATTGAGTACACTTTAGAAGGAATAAATCAAATTCAATGTAAAAATGATATTGGATTAGATTTTTCAACTATTTTAAAATCAATATTAAGACAAGATTCTGATGTAATTATGATAGGGGAAATAAGAGATAGAGAAACAGCAGAAATTGCTATAAAAGCTTCTTTAACAGGACATTTGATTATTTCAACTTTACATACAAAGAATACTATAAGTGCAATAAAAAGATTGATGAGTTTAGGAATAGAACCATATATGATATCGGCTGGTCTCAAAGGAATACAAAATCAAAGACTTGTTAGAAGATTATGTCCTTATTGTAAAATAGAAGATAATAATTTAGAAGAAAAATTAAAAATTTTAGGTATAGAAAATAATAAAATTTTTAACAATAAGATTTATACTGCTAAAGGTTGTGAGTATTGTAATTATACTGGGTATAAAGGAAGGATTTTAGTTGGCGAATTTTTATATATAAATGATGAGATAGAAAATATAATCACTTCTGATTTTAGTACTTTAGAATTAGAGAATAGATTGAAAGAATTAGGAATAAAAACTATAGTAGAAAATGGTTTAGAATTTGTTAAACAAGGTTTAACTTCATTAGATGAGTTAATAAGAGAGTGTTAA
- a CDS encoding type II secretion system F family protein, with protein sequence MKIFFYLVCDKIGNKKIGFLKGQSKNEVENSLRKKGYLIIKIKKIIFIQSEISKAELKDFFMKLKVFVKNGYQFYKIIEIFQGNEKLDFYIERMKKSINEGRNLHSIFEESGLPLKEVDIFILRAGEETGKLYNSFEGIEERISQEIEKQKRIRKILFYPILVLLIVIVLLIFLGKFILPDFVNIIGKDRIPIFTMVIIFLANNIIYVFLFLIIFFIGIKKLYKNKRERIIEFFLKNKILSKIIIGNFILYFSKILVILLESGISLSDAISIIIDSINNDFFRKKLLMAKNHLIKGKDIFYSLESMDIFDKVELEFIKTGEQSGELSSMFQLIYERKKEVLDEKIDRFIKLLEPTLILIIGIIVGGIFLGIYGPILEMMNNI encoded by the coding sequence ATGAAAATATTTTTTTATTTGGTGTGTGATAAGATAGGAAATAAAAAAATAGGTTTTTTAAAAGGACAATCTAAAAATGAAGTTGAAAATTCTTTGAGGAAAAAAGGTTATTTAATTATAAAGATAAAAAAGATAATTTTTATTCAAAGTGAAATCTCAAAAGCAGAATTAAAAGATTTTTTTATGAAATTAAAAGTGTTTGTAAAAAATGGATATCAATTTTATAAAATTATTGAGATTTTTCAGGGAAATGAAAAATTAGATTTTTATATAGAAAGAATGAAAAAATCTATTAATGAAGGAAGAAATTTACATAGTATTTTTGAAGAAAGTGGTTTGCCTTTAAAAGAAGTTGATATATTTATACTAAGAGCAGGAGAAGAAACAGGAAAATTATATAATTCTTTTGAAGGAATAGAAGAAAGGATTTCTCAAGAGATTGAAAAACAAAAGAGAATAAGAAAGATTTTGTTTTACCCAATTTTAGTGTTATTGATAGTTATAGTATTATTAATATTTTTAGGAAAATTTATATTACCTGATTTTGTAAATATTATTGGAAAAGATAGAATTCCAATTTTTACAATGGTAATAATTTTTTTAGCAAATAATATTATATATGTTTTTTTATTTTTGATTATCTTTTTTATAGGGATAAAAAAATTATATAAGAACAAAAGAGAGAGAATAATAGAATTTTTTTTAAAAAATAAAATACTATCAAAAATAATTATAGGAAATTTTATATTATATTTTTCCAAAATTTTAGTTATACTTTTGGAATCTGGAATAAGTTTAAGTGATGCTATATCTATAATAATAGATTCTATAAACAATGATTTTTTTAGAAAAAAATTATTAATGGCTAAAAATCATCTTATAAAAGGAAAAGACATATTTTATTCTTTAGAATCTATGGATATATTTGATAAAGTAGAATTAGAATTTATAAAAACAGGAGAACAAAGTGGGGAATTGTCTTCGATGTTTCAACTTATATACGAAAGAAAAAAAGAAGTTTTAGATGAAAAAATAGATAGATTTATAAAATTATTGG